From Quercus lobata isolate SW786 chromosome 1, ValleyOak3.0 Primary Assembly, whole genome shotgun sequence, one genomic window encodes:
- the LOC115983412 gene encoding serine/threonine-protein phosphatase 6 regulatory subunit 2-like isoform X1, with amino-acid sequence MFWKLTSLSASSPVESILDKENFTLEELLDEEEIIQECKGLNSRLINFLRDRAQVEQLLRYIVEESPEESESKRAFKFPFIACEVFTCEIDVILKTLVEEEELMNILFSFLEPTRPHSTLLAGYFSKVVVCLMIRKTVPLMNYVQAHQDVFRQLVDLIGITSIMEVLVRLVGADDHVYPNFIDVMQWLAESNLLEMIVDKLSPSSTPEVHANAAETLCAITRNASSALAIKLSSPSFVARIFGHALEDSHSKSGLVHSLSVCISLLDPKRSVAASPMFHSFRTQHMYEPPITINPETIGAMLPKLGDLLTLLNVSSDEKILPTTYGELRPPLGKHRLKTVEFLAVLLRTGNDAAENELVSSGTIRRVIDLFFEYPYNNSLHHHVESIILSCLESKSDTIVNHLLQDCNLIGRFLQTDKNPILSGDNDQPTIPAAGKRAPRAGNLGHITRISNKLIQFGNSQSRIQAYLQENSEWNEWQATVLQERNAVENVYRWACGRPTALQDRTRDSDDDDLHDRDYDVAALANNLSQAFRYKIYGNEDAEEDHGTLDRDDEDVYFDDESAEVVISSLRLGDDQGSSLFTNSNWFAFQDERIGHAPVSTSEIMDDINLNGTANGGNSSSDDEVVVGEDEELAESKDSVNGTSSSNANFLNGFTGSGSVNGGILNKENEKASGSHDLGFFRFETPDNEELFGDRPLPDWVGWGDSSDLQQVGGSSVNPFVDHDNSDANPSSQDQLVTSDANSPSSGESILPNGSSTTTASSGDGSVGSDSSQRSAAVPSLFEEDVEFVGVELEGTEKAMEQALKEGIVGEAGPLKRNIVQKVPEKESSDEGGPGMKEFNDANYWRVDQEVAVLE; translated from the exons ATGTTTTGGAAGCTCACATCTCTCTCTGCCTCTTCACCt GTGGAGTCAATATTAGACAAGGAGAATTTTACTTTGGAAGAGCTGCTAGATGAAGAAGAAATAATTCAAGAATGCAAAGGATTAAACAGTCGTCTTATTAACTT TCTACGAGATAGAGCTCAGGTGGAGCAGTTATTGCGTTATATTGTTGAAGAATCCCCAGAGGAATCTGAAAGCAAACGAGCCTTCAA GTTTCCGTTCATTGCCTGTGAGGTTTTCACATGTGAAATTGATGTTATTTTGAAGACTTTGGTCGAGGAAGAAGAG CTGATGAACATACTCTTCTCATTCTTGGAACCAACTCGTCCTCATAGTACCTTGTTGGCCGGGTATTTTAGCAAG GTTGTTGTATGCCTTATGATACGGAAGACGGTCCCACTTATGAATTATGTTCAA GCTCATCAGGATGTTTTTCGCCAGCTGGTCGATTTGATAGGAATTACATCTATCATGGAG GTTTTGGTTCGACTTGTAGGCGCTGATGACCATGTGTATCCCAATTTTATAGATGTGATGCAATGGTTGGCTGAGAGCAATCTGCTAGAAATGATAGTGGATAAACTAAGTCCATCA AGTACTCCTGAGGTTCATGCTAATGCGGCTGAAACGCTATGTGCTATAACTCGAAATGCCTCATCAGCCCTAGCCATTAAACTTTCTAGTCCAAG CTTTGTTGCAAGGATATTTGGTCATGCATTGGAAGATTCACATTCAAAATCCGGCCTAGTCCACTCGCTCTCTGTCTGTATTTCTTTGCTAGATCCTAAAAGATCAGTTGCAGCTTCTCCCATGTTTCATTCTTTTCGAACTCAACATATGTATGAGCCTCCAATCACCATTAACCCCGAGACAATTGGTGCAATGCTCCCCAAACTTG GTGACTTGCTTACACTTCTAAATGTGTCTTCTGATGAGAAGATACTGCCTACAACATATGGAGAATTGAGGCCTCCACTTGGGAAGCATCGTTTAAAG ACTGTGGAGTTCCTTGCAGTACTATTGAGAACGGGCAATGATGCTGCAGAGAATGAATTGGTCAGCTCGGGAACCATTCGACGAGTCATTGATCTTTTCTTTGA GTACCCATACAATAACTCATTACATCATCATGTGGAGAGTATCATATTGTCATGTTTGGAAAGCAAGAGTGATACTATTGTTAATCATCTACTTCAAGATTGCAATTTGATTGGAAGGTTTCTCCAAACGGATAAAAATCCAATTCTTTCTGGTGACAATGATCAG ccaacaataCCTGCTGCTGGAAAACGGGCACCTCGGGCAGGAAACCTTGGACACATCACTCGTATTTCTAACAAGCTTATTCAGTTCGGAAACAGCCAAAGCCGCATTCAGGCATATCTACAG GAAAATAGTGAATGGAATGAGTGGCAAGCTACTGTTCTGCAGGAGCGCAACGCAGTTGAAAATGTATACCGATGGGCTTGTGG CCGTCCAACTGCATTGCAAGATAGGACAAGGGATAGTGATGACGATGACCTTCATGATAGAGATTATGATGTAGCAGCTCTAGCAAATAATTTGAGCCAGGCCTTCCGCTACAAAATCTACGGGAATGAAGATGCCGAAGAG GACCACGGAACCCTTGATCGTGATGATGAG GATGTCTACTTTGATGATGAATCTGCTGAGGTTGTGATATCATCCTTGAGGCTAGGCGATGACCAAGGGAG TAGTCTGTTCACGAATTCCAACTGGTTTGCATTCCAAGACGAAAGAATTGGTCATGCACCTGTGAGTACATCAGAGATTATGGATGACATAAACTTAAATGGAACTGCAAATGGTGGTAACAGCAGTAGTGATGATGAAGTGGTGGTTGGAGAGGATGAGGAGTTGGCTGAAAGCAAAGATTCTGTCAATGGCACATCTAGTTCAAATGCGAACTTCCTGAACGGGTTTACTGGGAGTGGTTCCGTGAATGGTGGGATTTTGAACAAGGAAAATGAGAAGGCAAGTGGTTCCCATGATTTAGGATTCTTCAGGTTTGAGACACCTGACAATGAGGAGTTGTTTGGAGATAGGCCTTTACCTGATTGGGTGGGATGGGGCGATTCATCTGATCTGCAACAAGTTGGTGGTTCAAGCGTGAATCCATTTGTGGATCATGATAACTCTGATGCAAATCCTTCTAGTCAAGATCAGTTAGTGACTTCTGATGCTAATTCCCCTTCAAGTGGAGAATCCATACTTCCAAATGGCTCTTCAACCACTACAGCTTCTAGTGGTGATGGTTCAGTAGGTAGTGATTCGAGTCAGAGATCTGCTGCTGTGCCCTCATTGTTTGAAGAGGATGTTGAGTTTGTAGGTGTTGAATTAGAAGGTACTGAGAAGGCTATGGAACAGGCTCTTAAGGAGGGGATAGTTGGGGAAGCAGGGCCATTGAAGCGAAACATTGTACAAAAGGTGCCAGAGAAGGAGAGTTCCGACGAGGGTGGACCTGGAATGAAGGAGTTCAATGATGCAAATTATTGGAGGGTCGATCAAGAGGTTGCTGTTTTAGAGTGA
- the LOC115983396 gene encoding ubiquitin-like protein 5, with amino-acid sequence MIEVVLNDRLGKKVRVKCNEDDTIGDLKKLVAAQTGTRSDKIRIQKWYNIYKDHITLKDYEIHDGMGLELYYN; translated from the coding sequence ATGATTGAGGTGGTTCTGAACGATCGGCTAGGAAAGAAGGTGAGAGTGAAGTGCAACGAGGACGACACCATCGGAGACCTGAAGAAACTCGTGGCGGCGCAGACGGGTACCCGGTCCGACAAGATCCGGATCCAGAAGTGGTACAACATCTACAAGGACCATATCACCCTTAAGGACTATGAAATCCACGACGGCATGGGCCTCGAGCTCTACTACAACTAA
- the LOC115983412 gene encoding serine/threonine-protein phosphatase 6 regulatory subunit 2-like isoform X2, with protein sequence MFWKLTSLSASSPVESILDKENFTLEELLDEEEIIQECKGLNSRLINFLRDRAQVEQLLRYIVEESPEESESKRAFKFPFIACEVFTCEIDVILKTLVEEEELMNILFSFLEPTRPHSTLLAGYFSKVVVCLMIRKTVPLMNYVQAHQDVFRQLVDLIGITSIMEVLVRLVGADDHVYPNFIDVMQWLAESNLLEMIVDKLSPSSTPEVHANAAETLCAITRNASSALAIKLSSPSFVARIFGHALEDSHSKSGLVHSLSVCISLLDPKRSVAASPMFHSFRTQHMYEPPITINPETIGAMLPKLGDLLTLLNVSSDEKILPTTYGELRPPLGKHRLKTVEFLAVLLRTGNDAAENELVSSGTIRRVIDLFFEYPYNNSLHHHVESIILSCLESKSDTIVNHLLQDCNLIGRFLQTDKNPILSGDNDQPTIPAAGKRAPRAGNLGHITRISNKLIQFGNSQSRIQAYLQENSEWNEWQATVLQERNAVENVYRWACGRPTALQDRTRDSDDDDLHDRDYDVAALANNLSQAFRYKIYGNEDAEEDHGTLDRDDEDVYFDDESAEVVISSLRLGDDQGSLFTNSNWFAFQDERIGHAPVSTSEIMDDINLNGTANGGNSSSDDEVVVGEDEELAESKDSVNGTSSSNANFLNGFTGSGSVNGGILNKENEKASGSHDLGFFRFETPDNEELFGDRPLPDWVGWGDSSDLQQVGGSSVNPFVDHDNSDANPSSQDQLVTSDANSPSSGESILPNGSSTTTASSGDGSVGSDSSQRSAAVPSLFEEDVEFVGVELEGTEKAMEQALKEGIVGEAGPLKRNIVQKVPEKESSDEGGPGMKEFNDANYWRVDQEVAVLE encoded by the exons ATGTTTTGGAAGCTCACATCTCTCTCTGCCTCTTCACCt GTGGAGTCAATATTAGACAAGGAGAATTTTACTTTGGAAGAGCTGCTAGATGAAGAAGAAATAATTCAAGAATGCAAAGGATTAAACAGTCGTCTTATTAACTT TCTACGAGATAGAGCTCAGGTGGAGCAGTTATTGCGTTATATTGTTGAAGAATCCCCAGAGGAATCTGAAAGCAAACGAGCCTTCAA GTTTCCGTTCATTGCCTGTGAGGTTTTCACATGTGAAATTGATGTTATTTTGAAGACTTTGGTCGAGGAAGAAGAG CTGATGAACATACTCTTCTCATTCTTGGAACCAACTCGTCCTCATAGTACCTTGTTGGCCGGGTATTTTAGCAAG GTTGTTGTATGCCTTATGATACGGAAGACGGTCCCACTTATGAATTATGTTCAA GCTCATCAGGATGTTTTTCGCCAGCTGGTCGATTTGATAGGAATTACATCTATCATGGAG GTTTTGGTTCGACTTGTAGGCGCTGATGACCATGTGTATCCCAATTTTATAGATGTGATGCAATGGTTGGCTGAGAGCAATCTGCTAGAAATGATAGTGGATAAACTAAGTCCATCA AGTACTCCTGAGGTTCATGCTAATGCGGCTGAAACGCTATGTGCTATAACTCGAAATGCCTCATCAGCCCTAGCCATTAAACTTTCTAGTCCAAG CTTTGTTGCAAGGATATTTGGTCATGCATTGGAAGATTCACATTCAAAATCCGGCCTAGTCCACTCGCTCTCTGTCTGTATTTCTTTGCTAGATCCTAAAAGATCAGTTGCAGCTTCTCCCATGTTTCATTCTTTTCGAACTCAACATATGTATGAGCCTCCAATCACCATTAACCCCGAGACAATTGGTGCAATGCTCCCCAAACTTG GTGACTTGCTTACACTTCTAAATGTGTCTTCTGATGAGAAGATACTGCCTACAACATATGGAGAATTGAGGCCTCCACTTGGGAAGCATCGTTTAAAG ACTGTGGAGTTCCTTGCAGTACTATTGAGAACGGGCAATGATGCTGCAGAGAATGAATTGGTCAGCTCGGGAACCATTCGACGAGTCATTGATCTTTTCTTTGA GTACCCATACAATAACTCATTACATCATCATGTGGAGAGTATCATATTGTCATGTTTGGAAAGCAAGAGTGATACTATTGTTAATCATCTACTTCAAGATTGCAATTTGATTGGAAGGTTTCTCCAAACGGATAAAAATCCAATTCTTTCTGGTGACAATGATCAG ccaacaataCCTGCTGCTGGAAAACGGGCACCTCGGGCAGGAAACCTTGGACACATCACTCGTATTTCTAACAAGCTTATTCAGTTCGGAAACAGCCAAAGCCGCATTCAGGCATATCTACAG GAAAATAGTGAATGGAATGAGTGGCAAGCTACTGTTCTGCAGGAGCGCAACGCAGTTGAAAATGTATACCGATGGGCTTGTGG CCGTCCAACTGCATTGCAAGATAGGACAAGGGATAGTGATGACGATGACCTTCATGATAGAGATTATGATGTAGCAGCTCTAGCAAATAATTTGAGCCAGGCCTTCCGCTACAAAATCTACGGGAATGAAGATGCCGAAGAG GACCACGGAACCCTTGATCGTGATGATGAG GATGTCTACTTTGATGATGAATCTGCTGAGGTTGTGATATCATCCTTGAGGCTAGGCGATGACCAAGGGAG TCTGTTCACGAATTCCAACTGGTTTGCATTCCAAGACGAAAGAATTGGTCATGCACCTGTGAGTACATCAGAGATTATGGATGACATAAACTTAAATGGAACTGCAAATGGTGGTAACAGCAGTAGTGATGATGAAGTGGTGGTTGGAGAGGATGAGGAGTTGGCTGAAAGCAAAGATTCTGTCAATGGCACATCTAGTTCAAATGCGAACTTCCTGAACGGGTTTACTGGGAGTGGTTCCGTGAATGGTGGGATTTTGAACAAGGAAAATGAGAAGGCAAGTGGTTCCCATGATTTAGGATTCTTCAGGTTTGAGACACCTGACAATGAGGAGTTGTTTGGAGATAGGCCTTTACCTGATTGGGTGGGATGGGGCGATTCATCTGATCTGCAACAAGTTGGTGGTTCAAGCGTGAATCCATTTGTGGATCATGATAACTCTGATGCAAATCCTTCTAGTCAAGATCAGTTAGTGACTTCTGATGCTAATTCCCCTTCAAGTGGAGAATCCATACTTCCAAATGGCTCTTCAACCACTACAGCTTCTAGTGGTGATGGTTCAGTAGGTAGTGATTCGAGTCAGAGATCTGCTGCTGTGCCCTCATTGTTTGAAGAGGATGTTGAGTTTGTAGGTGTTGAATTAGAAGGTACTGAGAAGGCTATGGAACAGGCTCTTAAGGAGGGGATAGTTGGGGAAGCAGGGCCATTGAAGCGAAACATTGTACAAAAGGTGCCAGAGAAGGAGAGTTCCGACGAGGGTGGACCTGGAATGAAGGAGTTCAATGATGCAAATTATTGGAGGGTCGATCAAGAGGTTGCTGTTTTAGAGTGA